The following are encoded in a window of Paenibacillus polymyxa genomic DNA:
- a CDS encoding YolD-like family protein codes for MGKKLEGNGLWESSRIILPEHKEGYLRLMKDRQRRGKPELDDQEVQLIEQALIESYNTRTTVTVTVFSPFDDTEMTGVVTSINTARREVKLFRGEDDYSWIKLEDIISAG; via the coding sequence ATGGGAAAGAAACTTGAGGGTAATGGTTTATGGGAGAGTTCGCGGATTATCTTGCCAGAGCATAAAGAAGGATACTTACGTTTAATGAAAGACCGTCAGCGGCGCGGTAAACCCGAGCTGGACGATCAAGAGGTACAGTTGATTGAGCAGGCTTTAATAGAGTCTTACAATACACGTACGACCGTGACAGTGACAGTATTTAGCCCGTTCGATGATACGGAAATGACTGGTGTAGTTACATCAATTAACACTGCGCGTAGGGAAGTAAAGCTGTTCCGAGGGGAAGATGATTATAGCTGGATTAAGCTGGAGGATATTATATCGGCAGGCTGA
- a CDS encoding putative holin-like toxin: MEVKDTLMLMIQFATLVILILSFHKRK; this comes from the coding sequence ATGGAAGTTAAAGACACGCTGATGTTGATGATTCAATTCGCAACGTTGGTGATTCTGATACTTTCTTTCCATAAACGGAAATAG
- a CDS encoding CPCC family cysteine-rich protein, which yields MGKYTCPCCGYKTLDDEPPGTYDICKICFWEDDGIQFADPDYDGGANIVSLRQGQQNYKVFGACEEKCIEFVRKALDKDIRDPNWEPYN from the coding sequence GTGGGAAAATATACTTGTCCTTGCTGTGGTTACAAAACCTTAGACGATGAACCGCCTGGAACCTATGATATTTGTAAAATTTGTTTTTGGGAAGATGATGGTATTCAGTTTGCAGATCCGGATTATGATGGAGGGGCAAACATAGTATCTTTAAGACAGGGCCAGCAAAATTATAAAGTATTTGGCGCTTGCGAAGAAAAATGCATAGAGTTTGTGAGAAAAGCCTTAGATAAAGATATACGCGACCCGAACTGGGAACCCTATAACTAA
- a CDS encoding fibronectin type III domain-containing protein encodes MSIRFTKKFGILFGVLLFVMITFFNSSSYAASVGQRLAEREEGWERYDDGNKSIKYLGSWVDDYSGDEYNSTSKWTSQSGAQIKFSFYGTKLRLIGTRYPDRPNNVQITIDNVNEVFSQSGPFSRQNLTFEKTGLSEGRHNVTITVPQFSGVYDLDAIDIDKNGKLLDVNTATNLKATAGDSQVTLKWDKIENAESYTVKYGTESGKYTETATATKDVYGNFVIPGLTNGTKYYFVVSAKVNGVDSEYSNEASATPQGGGGEQPDPEQPSGNRAILVVTMTTGLEKEFDLSMKEVNDFISWYEGKQAGSGSASYAINKHDNNKGPFSSRKDYMLFDRILTFEVSEYSK; translated from the coding sequence GTGAGTATTCGTTTTACAAAAAAATTTGGTATTTTGTTCGGAGTTCTTTTGTTTGTAATGATCACGTTTTTTAACTCAAGTTCTTACGCAGCTTCAGTAGGACAAAGGCTTGCTGAACGAGAAGAAGGATGGGAACGTTATGATGATGGGAATAAGAGTATTAAGTACCTTGGATCGTGGGTAGATGATTATTCTGGGGATGAATACAACAGCACTTCAAAATGGACGAGCCAATCAGGAGCGCAGATTAAGTTCTCATTCTATGGAACAAAACTGAGACTAATTGGTACAAGATATCCAGATAGGCCAAATAATGTGCAGATTACAATAGATAATGTTAATGAAGTTTTTTCTCAAAGTGGACCGTTTTCAAGACAAAATCTAACATTTGAAAAAACAGGACTATCAGAAGGAAGGCATAATGTAACAATTACTGTTCCACAGTTTTCCGGTGTCTATGATTTGGATGCAATCGATATTGATAAAAATGGAAAATTGTTGGATGTTAATACTGCCACTAATCTCAAAGCAACAGCTGGAGACAGTCAGGTTACTTTAAAATGGGATAAAATTGAGAACGCAGAAAGCTATACAGTCAAGTACGGAACAGAATCAGGCAAATACACTGAAACCGCCACAGCTACTAAAGATGTATACGGCAACTTCGTTATCCCCGGCCTGACCAACGGAACAAAATATTATTTTGTGGTCAGTGCTAAAGTGAATGGCGTCGATTCTGAATACTCAAATGAGGCTTCTGCCACTCCACAAGGAGGTGGAGGCGAACAACCTGATCCTGAACAACCTTCAGGCAACCGTGCCATTCTGGTAGTCACCATGACAACTGGTTTGGAGAAAGAATTCGACCTGAGCATGAAAGAGGTCAATGACTTCATTTCATGGTATGAGGGCAAACAGGCAGGTTCAGGATCTGCTTCATATGCTATTAACAAGCACGATAACAATAAAGGCCCATTCAGCAGCCGTAAGGATTATATGCTGTTTGATCGTATCCTAACATTTGAAGTAAGTGAATACTCTAAATAA
- a CDS encoding NucA/NucB deoxyribonuclease domain-containing protein, giving the protein MIKGIAKGLIVFLLAAIFSVQGVYAEPAVISQQAVAGYTLEFPSSRYPETGGHIRDAIAAGHSAVCTIDRDGAEENRKESLKGYPTKKGYDRDEWPMAMCAEGGAGADIRYITPSDNRGAGSWVSHQLDKYADGTKVRFIVK; this is encoded by the coding sequence ATGATAAAAGGAATCGCAAAAGGATTAATCGTATTTTTGTTGGCAGCTATTTTTTCTGTTCAAGGTGTTTATGCTGAACCGGCAGTAATCAGTCAACAAGCAGTAGCTGGGTATACGTTGGAGTTTCCAAGTTCACGCTACCCTGAAACAGGGGGACATATTAGAGATGCCATTGCAGCCGGACATTCCGCAGTATGCACGATTGACAGGGATGGAGCCGAGGAAAATAGGAAGGAGTCGCTCAAGGGCTATCCGACGAAAAAAGGATATGACCGCGATGAATGGCCGATGGCAATGTGTGCAGAAGGCGGTGCAGGTGCTGATATCCGATACATAACGCCTAGTGATAACCGGGGAGCAGGATCATGGGTAAGTCATCAGTTAGATAAATATGCAGACGGAACTAAGGTAAGATTCATAGTGAAATAA
- a CDS encoding helix-turn-helix transcriptional regulator: MKHTPTIRAELDRYLQQEGLSLTQFGHIADMNRGAVSAIVTGNKPLSIKQLDRITEAMGLPEGHFYDLFVENYIIEHPPNMRRIEPFLFRCADLDKLDAIRRVVGAIMDNLLYSPKLFDIAEELLSQERHAAALLLYEGVAEAEKYQHSERLAVCQYRIFTIQVGDDQSRNHKAAILFEPYVERLDDLEQLDALKDLANVYRSLRKWDKVDEIAKLMRAKAEIQYNLKHEHKSRECESTNKLTRPLFVYISYADLLCAGVCEAKGDYQQALQYTYAYADLEWVREMDEDTLYWINLFKGWAQANAVANKLLSGDINALYDYVEYIGAPSDTSEQDKVAQLLNIMMTANRYQIDVSDILQRFETDVNSLLQFPQSNDIYTKQVIPEQYARLSYELAYYHLYRGTYDDGFKYLMYSMVSYHTLNNETYFIKCMVLFERYRAYAVSETKAAYLEFIERVWIADVKKNGAIDCRS; the protein is encoded by the coding sequence ATGAAGCATACACCTACGATTAGAGCAGAATTAGACAGATACCTACAACAAGAAGGATTGAGTTTAACACAATTTGGTCATATTGCGGATATGAATAGGGGAGCAGTAAGTGCTATTGTAACAGGAAATAAGCCTTTGTCTATTAAACAACTGGATCGAATTACTGAGGCTATGGGTTTGCCAGAAGGCCATTTTTACGACTTGTTCGTGGAAAATTACATCATCGAACATCCTCCAAATATGAGGCGAATCGAGCCATTTTTGTTTCGCTGTGCGGACTTGGACAAGTTGGATGCGATCCGTCGAGTGGTGGGAGCTATCATGGACAATCTACTGTATTCGCCCAAACTATTTGACATTGCAGAAGAATTGTTGTCGCAGGAACGACATGCGGCTGCATTGCTGCTCTATGAGGGGGTAGCTGAAGCGGAGAAATATCAACATTCAGAACGATTGGCAGTCTGTCAATATCGTATATTTACGATTCAAGTTGGAGACGATCAAAGCCGCAATCACAAGGCAGCTATACTATTTGAGCCTTATGTCGAGCGCCTAGATGATTTAGAACAACTTGATGCGTTAAAGGATTTGGCTAATGTGTACAGGTCTTTGCGTAAATGGGACAAGGTTGACGAAATAGCTAAATTAATGAGAGCTAAAGCGGAAATTCAATATAATTTGAAACACGAACACAAGAGTCGGGAATGTGAATCTACTAACAAGCTAACGCGTCCTCTGTTTGTGTACATTTCTTATGCTGACCTGCTGTGTGCAGGTGTCTGTGAAGCCAAAGGCGATTATCAGCAAGCTCTACAATATACATACGCCTATGCGGATTTAGAGTGGGTTAGAGAGATGGACGAGGATACACTATATTGGATTAATTTATTCAAAGGTTGGGCGCAAGCTAACGCTGTCGCAAATAAGCTTTTATCTGGAGATATAAACGCCTTATATGATTATGTTGAATACATTGGTGCACCATCAGATACATCTGAACAAGATAAAGTTGCCCAACTGTTGAACATTATGATGACGGCAAACCGATACCAGATAGACGTAAGTGATATACTTCAGCGTTTTGAAACGGATGTTAATTCACTTTTGCAATTTCCGCAATCTAATGACATATATACGAAACAAGTTATACCAGAACAGTATGCACGTTTGAGTTATGAATTAGCTTATTATCATTTATATCGAGGTACATACGACGATGGCTTCAAATACTTGATGTATTCAATGGTAAGTTATCATACACTAAATAATGAGACTTATTTTATAAAATGTATGGTGTTGTTTGAGCGTTATCGAGCTTATGCAGTATCCGAAACCAAGGCAGCATATTTAGAATTTATTGAAAGGGTGTGGATAGCTGATGTTAAGAAAAATGGCGCTATTGATTGTCGCAGCTAG
- a CDS encoding phage holin, producing MIEQYITNITLSLIGLGTLGMLILAASLYRKVKPIYEARFSIEQRNRIGQLAQDAYSWVERNYAGAGAEKFHEAVKYLTVKMDQIGVSIKPEEVEAAVQKAWEEFNPNKIKSV from the coding sequence ATGATCGAACAATATATCACAAATATTACGCTGTCACTGATTGGACTTGGTACGCTTGGTATGCTTATACTGGCGGCCTCCTTGTATCGCAAAGTTAAGCCAATTTATGAAGCACGTTTCAGCATCGAGCAGCGCAACAGAATTGGACAACTGGCCCAAGACGCCTATTCATGGGTAGAGCGTAATTATGCTGGAGCTGGTGCAGAAAAATTTCACGAAGCTGTTAAGTACCTGACTGTCAAGATGGATCAGATCGGCGTATCTATCAAGCCGGAAGAGGTCGAAGCGGCTGTCCAAAAAGCATGGGAAGAATTTAACCCAAATAAAATTAAATCTGTATAA
- a CDS encoding glycoside hydrolase family 25 protein, whose translation MQTRKKGNAQGIDVSRYQGNIDWKVVKADGISFAFIKASQGQRYVDPTFITNAKGARAAGVLLGAYHFVDATSVEAAKAEARHFAEVLEQIGGAKALDLPAVMDYENNPGNLSKTLISAVALAFLLELERLTGRKPIIYTGNAFAANFNASLGGYKLWIARYSDTRVPSDTATWKRWDIWQYSDSGKIKGIAGNVDLNEFDGTADELRTRFNKKGENTVTEKQRDINKVSPWAADVWEEMTKNGYFDGTRPGAPITREEAAAALSRLRQNILKGDK comes from the coding sequence ATGCAGACAAGGAAAAAAGGTAACGCGCAGGGGATAGACGTCTCTCGCTATCAGGGCAATATTGATTGGAAGGTGGTCAAAGCGGACGGAATTTCATTTGCCTTCATTAAGGCCAGCCAGGGGCAACGTTATGTCGATCCGACATTTATTACGAATGCAAAAGGGGCCAGGGCTGCCGGGGTGTTACTGGGAGCATACCATTTTGTCGATGCAACCAGCGTTGAAGCTGCAAAAGCGGAAGCAAGGCATTTCGCTGAAGTGCTGGAGCAGATTGGCGGCGCAAAAGCGCTGGACCTTCCAGCAGTGATGGATTATGAAAACAATCCCGGCAATCTATCCAAAACGCTCATTAGCGCGGTAGCGTTGGCCTTTCTCTTAGAGCTGGAACGCCTCACTGGACGAAAGCCTATTATCTATACAGGTAATGCCTTTGCTGCTAACTTTAACGCCTCATTGGGTGGGTACAAGCTTTGGATAGCCCGGTACAGTGATACTCGCGTCCCGAGCGACACAGCGACGTGGAAACGTTGGGATATTTGGCAGTACAGCGATAGCGGTAAGATTAAGGGCATCGCTGGAAATGTGGATCTGAATGAGTTTGACGGTACGGCGGACGAATTGCGGACGCGGTTCAACAAGAAGGGGGAAAATACAGTGACAGAAAAGCAGAGAGACATTAACAAGGTTAGCCCGTGGGCAGCAGATGTATGGGAGGAAATGACCAAGAATGGTTACTTTGATGGAACGCGTCCCGGCGCTCCAATCACACGAGAAGAAGCGGCTGCTGCTCTAAGTCGTCTACGCCAAAACATTCTCAAGGGGGATAAATAA
- a CDS encoding phage holin family protein: MIAQEKFPEQRDGGSKVDKWEVFKFSTALGSSAVTYFYGGWSGVLGVLLALVIIDYVTGLFAAGAEGKKGTGPGLKSKIGLIGIARKVFIFAMVAVSHLIDGVLGDSHLFRDAVAYFYMANELLSIVENGGRLGAPVPSIIRQAVEVLKSKSGEKEGDGENADKEKR, translated from the coding sequence ATGATAGCTCAGGAAAAGTTTCCTGAACAAAGAGACGGGGGAAGCAAGGTGGATAAGTGGGAGGTTTTTAAGTTCAGCACTGCTTTAGGGAGCAGCGCTGTGACGTATTTTTACGGTGGGTGGTCGGGAGTATTGGGGGTGTTGCTTGCACTGGTCATTATTGATTATGTGACAGGGCTGTTCGCGGCGGGAGCCGAGGGTAAGAAGGGAACCGGACCCGGCTTGAAAAGTAAGATCGGCCTGATCGGTATTGCCCGAAAGGTTTTTATTTTTGCAATGGTTGCTGTATCCCATCTAATTGATGGAGTCTTAGGCGATTCGCACCTATTCCGGGATGCGGTTGCCTATTTTTATATGGCAAATGAGCTGCTTTCGATAGTTGAAAATGGCGGCAGGCTTGGTGCGCCAGTCCCGTCGATCATTCGGCAGGCTGTGGAAGTTTTAAAGAGTAAAAGCGGAGAAAAGGAAGGTGACGGGGAAAATGCAGACAAGGAAAAAAGGTAA